One stretch of Malus domestica chromosome 14, GDT2T_hap1 DNA includes these proteins:
- the LOC103441140 gene encoding probable methyltransferase PMT18 produces the protein MARDISGGSQKHHHVESKKKRLTWIFGIFALCIACYMLGAWQTTSAPVNRSELYQRVGCDETSSQSGNKTSSPVSSSPLRLDFESHHQVDVNKTEAVQKFPPCDMSYSEYTPCQDPRRGRKFDRKMLKYRERHCPTKEEQLLCLIPAPPKYKTPFKWPQSRDFAWYDNIPHRELSIEKAVQNWIQVEGDRFRFPGGGTMFPRGADAYIDDINALIPLTKGNIRTAIDTGCGVASWGAYLLKRNIVTMSFAPRDSHAAQVQFALERGVPAMIGVMASKRLPYPARAFDMAHCSRCLIPWMNYDGMYLIEVDRVLRPGGYWVLSGPPINWKKHWRGWERTEEDLKQEQDSIESVAKRLCWKKVIEKNDLAIWQKPINHVECIKSRKVYKTPHICKSDNPDMAWERDMESCITPLPETSDPNDVAGGALEKWPERAFAVPPRISSGSIPGITAEKLREDNQLWKERVEHYKRIVPISKGRYRNVMDMNAYLGGFAAALSKYPVWVMSTVPANSNQDTLGVIYERGFIGTYQDWCEAFSTYPRTYDLIHAGGVFSIYQDRCDITLILLEMDRILRPEGTVVFRDTVEILVKIKAITDGMRWKSQIMDHESGPFNPEKILLAVKTYWTGEEKKGS, from the exons ATGGCCAGGGATATTAGTGGTGGATCGCAAAAGCACCACCACGTAGAATCCAAGAAGAAGAGGCTCACTTGGATCTTCGGGATTTTTGCGCTCTGCATAGCATGTTACATGTTAGGAGCTTGGCAAACCACTTCTGCCCCTGTCAATCGATCTGAGCTCTACCAAAGGGTTGGTTGTGATGAAACGTCATCTCAATCCGGGAACAAAACCTCCTCACCCGTGTCATCATCTCCGCTTCGCTTGGACTTCGAAAGCCATCATCAAGTGGACGTCAACAAAACCGAGGCCGTTCAAAAGTTCCCACCGTGTGACATGTCCTACAGCGAGTACACTCCATGCCAGGATCCAAGAAGGGGGAGGAAATTTGACAGGAAAATGTTGAAATACAGAGAGAGGCACTGCCCTACCAAAGAAGAACAACTTCTTTGCCTTATTCCTGCTCCGCCAAAGTATAAGACTCCTTTCAAGTGGCCTCAGAGTCGTGATTTTGCTTGGTATGACAACATTCCCCATAGAGAACTCAGCATTGAGAAAGCTGTCCAGAATTGGATTCAAGTCGAGGGTGACAGGTTTAGATTCCCCGGGGGAGGTACCATGTTTCCAAGGGGAGCTGATGCGTACATAGATGACATTAACGCACTCATTCCTCTCACTAAGGGCAACATCAGAACTGCAATTGATACCGGCTGTGGT GTAGCCAGTTGGGGTGCTTACCTGTTGAAGAGGAACATCGTGACAATGTCTTTTGCACCGAGAGATTCGCATGCAGCGCAAGTTCAGTTTGCATTGGAGCGTGGAGTTCCTGCTATGATTGGTGTCATGGCTTCTAAGAGGCTTCCCTACCCTGCAAGGGCTTTCGATATGGCTCACTGTTCCCGCTGCTTGATCCCTTGGATGAACTATG ATGGTATGTATCTCATTGAAGTGGACAGAGTTCTAAGGCCTGGTGGTTATTGGGTTCTCTCCGGGCCGCCTATTAACTGGAAAAAACACTGGAGGGGATGGGAGAGAACTGAAGAGGATTTGAAGCAAGAGCAAGATTCTATTGAGTCTGTTGCAAAGCGCCTGTGCTGGAAGAAGGTGATCGAGAAGAATGATCTTGCAATCTGGCAAAAACCTATCAATCACGTCGAATGCATTAAGAGCAGGAAGGTGTATAAAACACCACATATATGCAAATCAGACAATCCAGATATGGCTTG GGAAAGAGACATGGAGAGTTGCATTACTCCTCTACCGGAGACAAGCGATCCTAATGACGTTGCTGGTGGGGCGTTAGAGAAGTGGCCTGAACGTGCATTTGCTGTCCCTCCGAGAATCAGCAGTGGTTCAATACCAGGAATCACAGCTGAGAAACTCCGTGAGGATAATCAACTGTGGAAGGAAAGGGTGGAACATTACAAGAGGATTGTACCAATTTCCAAAGGAAGATATCGGAATGTGATGGACATGAATGCTTACCTCGGTGGATTTGCTGCAGCATTGTCAAAATATCCAGTGTGGGTTATGAGCACCGTCCCCGCCAACTCAAACCAGGACACCCTTGGTGTAATTTACGAACGTGGTTTTATTGGAACGTACCAGGACTGGTGTGAGGCTTTCTCAACGTACCCTAGAACATACGATCTCATCCACGCTGGTGGGGTCTTCAGCATATATCAGGACAG GTGTGACATAACACTCATTTTGCTGGAGATGGATAGGATTCTGAGGCCGGAAGGAACGGTTGTGTTTAGGGATACAGTAGAGATCCTGGTGAAGATAAAGGCGATTACAGACGGAATGAGGTGGAAGAGCCAGATTATGGATCACGAGAGTGGACCTTTTAACCCAGAGAAAATTCTTCTTGCAGTGAAAACTTACTGGACTGgtgaagaaaaaaagggaagcTAG